A part of Aspergillus flavus chromosome 1, complete sequence genomic DNA contains:
- a CDS encoding putative mitochondrial import receptor subunit, whose product MVLELHVWGPAFSLPSIEAQCLATIAYFSLAVPKDAWVLVASSDPSVSPTCELPALRNGSTWVSRFRNIVDYLRQYSNGEWDLDAGLSGLQRADNIGFSSFVESRAHALVDLSLYVTSQNYYNQTSPAYGSILQWPNQWILPPKIHAAAKARTDHLGLSSLDLQAIEDQRQREHSAAVAAGQIPPNFIRRPRDTVTSLLGKTSQQNQFRLDALTGELFEPLEEILGDKVYLLTGENEGPSSLDCLAVGYLSLALVPELSFSWLRDAMKSKAPRLTVYTERTRQQCYGLGAEVSHAYTPTPNSGSSLPWRAPERARLTTLGNTLFNVLADNTPILKDIRAQDRLRVAAESPDSGLSEPDSRKLSALAKGQKKDILVNIAYAVGGIAALIGYMTYEGFFSAEIGDEYEEDDEFEPMPDIEPDSLQVQNMLAGL is encoded by the exons atGGTTTTGGAGCTCCATGTCTGGGGTCCGGCCTTCTCCCTGCCCTCAATCGAGGCGCAATGTCTCGCAACCATAGCCTATTTTTCTCTGGCCGTGCCGAAGGACGCGTGGGTGCTTGTCGCAAGCAGCGATCCTTCCGTGTCCCCAACCT GTGAATTGCCCGCTCTACGAAATGGCTCGACATGGGTGAGCCGGTTCCGAAATATCGTGGATTATCTGCGACAATACTCGAATGGCGAGTGGGATTTAGATGCAGGGTTGAGCGGTCTGCAAAGGGCCGACAACATTGG ATTCTCATCCTTCGTCGAATCCCGCGCCCATGCTCTCGTCGACCTCTCCCTCTACGTAACCAGTCAGAACTACTACAACCAGACCTCCCCCGCCTACGGCTCCATCCTCCAGTGGCCGAACCAATGGATTCTCCCTCCAAAAATTCACGCTGCCGCAAAAGCCCGAACAGATCATCTCGGGCTCTCGTCACTGGATCTACAAGCCATTGAAGATCAGCGCCAACGCGAGCACTCGGCCGCCGTCGCAGCCGGCCAGATCCCTCCAAACTTCATCCGCCGGCCGCGTGATACCGTCACAAGTCTCCTGGGGAAGACCTCGCAGCAGAACCAGTTCCGACTGGATGCCTTGACCGGGGAGCTCTTCGAGCCGCTGGAAGAGATCTTGGGTGATAAAGTGTATCTCCTCACGGGCGAGAACGAAGGTCCATCTAGCTTAGACTGCTTGGCCGTTGGATACTTGTCTTTGGCTCTTGTTCCTGAACTATCTTTCTCATGGCTCCGCGATGCGATGAAGAGCAAGGCTCCTCGGTTGACCGTATATACCGAGCGTACGCGCCAACAATGCTACGGTCTCGGCGCCGAGGTGTCGCATGCATATACCCCTACCCCGAATAGCGGCTCATCACTACCTTGGCGTGCACCGGAACGTGCTCGTCTCACCACGTTGGGGAACACCCTCTTCAACGTCCTTGCCGACAACACGCCGATCCTCAAAGACATCCGCGCCCAGGATAGGCTGCGAGTAGCAGCGGAGTCACCGGACTCGGGCCTCTCGGAGCCCGATAGCCGGAAACTGTCTGCGCTTGCGAAGggacagaagaaagataTCCTGGTCAATATCGCATACGCTGTGGGTGGCATTGCCGCGTTGATCGGGTATATGACGTACGAGGGATTTTTCTCTGCAGAAATAGGTGATGAAtatgaagaggacgatgaaTTCGAACCTATGCCGGATATAGAGCCCGATTCCCTTCAGGTGCAGAATATGCTGGCTGGGCTGTGA